The DNA sequence TACCCGCATCAATAACGATATCACCTTTACTTAAAAGTGGTTTAATGCTTTCAAGAACAGCATCTACAGGTTTACCTGCAGGTACCATAAGAATAATTTTTCTTGGTGTTTCTAATGCAGATACAAAATCTTCTAATGAGCCTGTACCTTTTATTTTCATTTTTGAGTTTGCTCCTTCGTGCAGATCTTTTACCTTCTCTTCATCAAGGTCAAATCCTGCAATTGAAAAACCATTATCAGCAATATTATAAAGAAGATTTCTCCCCATTACGCCAAGGCCAACCATCCCGTAACTATATCCTTCCATTGTATTGGTATTAATATGAATTTTATTATACAAAGAATAAATTTACGCAAAGCCCATGAAGAAAAAAATAAAAGTCAAAAAAAATTCCCCTGATTTAATACATGTCACTCATTTGTTCTTGATATTCAGTCTATCTTTTTTTTAAATAAAAAAAAATGACTCAATTCAGAATTTTATACAATCACGATCCAGACTATTTAATTACCCCGTATGTAATTCAGTACATGGTGAATAAGTATAAAATTCCGCTGTATTATATTGGTAATAACTGAATAATCGCTTATAATTATGAAAATAATCTATCAAAAAATAACTGCTATTTTGTACAATTAAGTATATATTTGCCAAAATTTAAATTCATGAACTATAAACTTGCGCTTAATACGCAGGAGCCTAACTCTAATATTGTATTTAATACAATTGTATTTGATGCCTTCAAGATCAATATAGTTGAGAGGTATGCTGGATCAATGAATTCTAGACCAAAACTATGTGAGGTTTTGTTTAAAGTAAGAACTTTAGATGATGACATCATTAAAAGAAGAGATGGTAATATAAGGGTAAAAATTAAAGGTGATGAGTTTGATGCCTATTTAAAGCTAACCCTGAAATTGAATTCTTATGAATACAAAAACAAACTAATCAACAGAAAAGATGCTGAACAGGATTATGTTCATTTTATTCTGAGTTTGGTAATTGCTAATTATAATCTCAATTAGTTTACTTTTTTTAATTAAAAGTTTCCCGGAATTTCTGGTAAACGCGAACTGAAATACAAGTATTAAAGTTCCTAAAATTAAATAAAGTTCTGAAAGTCCGGAATTCTTAAGTCCCAATTTGCGTTGTTAATTATATTCGATTCCCCAATCGATTACTGTTTCATATATATGACAACAAAAAAAGAATCAAAATCTTTAAATTATTATCAAACAGGTTTTGCTTCTGGTTTTCGCCTGCCTATGTTTTTTCATTAGTGGG is a window from the Chryseobacterium sp. T16E-39 genome containing:
- a CDS encoding prevent-host-death protein; protein product: MNYKLALNTQEPNSNIVFNTIVFDAFKINIVERYAGSMNSRPKLCEVLFKVRTLDDDIIKRRDGNIRVKIKGDEFDAYLKLTLKLNSYEYKNKLINRKDAEQDYVHFILSLVIANYNLN